CCCCTGTTCTCAGCAAGCTTACAGATTTAGAAAGGAGGACAGATAAGTACACCAAGAAATCACAGCACAGTGTGATAAATACAGTAATCCAAGTGTGCATCTGGGACATGAGAGCACAAGGGAGTGTGGCTTGTAGAAGAATTGAGATGGCTAAGAAAATCAGTTCACCTAAGAATCTTCAACTTCCTAAATTAGGACttttcattcttcccttcttGTGGGCCATCATCTTTCTTCTCTCATATCTAGAAATGTTCATATCTCAGAAGCATAGGAAAGATAGTAACCAAAGGAGGGAGGACTGCAGGAATTAGCTCTCACAGATGAAACAAGCTTATCTTAAGCTTTTCCAGGctttaaatatgtgaattaaaaaagggactttttaaagtttatctacttacttattttgagagagagagagcgaaagagaggagagattggggtaggagcagagagagagggagagagagaatcccaagcaggctccaagctattagtacagagtctgatatggggtTCGATCTCCTGgatctgggatcatgatctgagccaaaatcaagagtaagtcgcttaactgactgagccacccaggtgcccaagacccctaaaaagtttttaaacaagACATGAAGATTATGGAGTCCTGACTTCTCAAAGGCCATGTTCCTTACACATTACAACAATCCCATGCCTACATTAGTGTTCCTGTTTCATTAAGAGACATTAAATTAAGGTCTGAGAGGAAGGCAGATTCCTAAGTGGGCTCCTGTTcctaacataatttaaaaacagctGCAAATCCGTCTCATGTTGTTTAGCCCAGAAATGCTGTCTTTTGcttgattgtttttatttatcatggATTAGTTCACAGATATAATGTTAAGGATTAAGTGACTGAAAAGACTTGATAACACCGCATGGCTCATACCCATCTCAATCACTCTccttttattgaagtaaaattcaCATgacataaaaatcataattttaaccatttttaaaatgtgcaattcagtggcttttagtacattcacaatgttgtacaatcACCACCACGATCTAActccagaacatttccataacccaaaaaagaaaccccatacccattaagcGGTCATTCCCCATTCCTTCTCCCCTCAACCCCTGCCAGCCTCTAACCCgttttgtctctatggatttgcctgttccaGACATCccagataaatggaatcatgcaatgcATGACTTTTCCTGTTTTGCTTCCCTCACTTTGCCTAATGTTTTCAGAGCTCATGTATTGGTACTTCATTCCTTCCTATGGATGAATAATCTATTGTGAGGATATACCACACtttgtatatccattcatcagttaatggatatTCGGGCTTGACTttgtggctattatgaatagtgtcACTGTGAACCTACTGTACCAGTTTTTGTTCAGTACCTATTTTCAATTTCGGGGGGTAAATTCCTAGGGGTGGGATAGCTGGTCATACggcaattctgtgtttaactttttgaggaatcatgAAACATTCTAAAGCTGTTGCATCATATGAGAGTTCCAAGGtctccacatgcttgccaacatttgtggttttttttttcccatttaaaaaattactaaagccattctagtgggtgtaaGTGatatttctttgtccatttgttttatgGATAAACAATTCATCATAGAAACCacttcagaaacaaaaaacatgttcATGTCAGGTCttaggttttcttcttttctgtatgAGACTACCACTAAATTGGGAGGAGATTTCCCTAAGGTGAGTGGCAAAGTGAACATATGAGAGTCTGAACAACAGAGCTGTGCTTTACTGGCTCCCATCATCCTCTCCCCCTGAAGCAACCATGATCAATGCCAAGGCATCTAAATGATGACTGTTGAAATGTCAGCCCCCTAAAGAATAGCCAGGTGTCTTTAGTCAGTGATTGGCAAAGAGGCATCCAAACCATTATGAGGCTTGGCTTGTAAAAAGctcttctgggggaaaaaagtcatttttttaaacttgacgaacactatttttttctccatatgttcagcatttttttaaggaaaataaaacacaactaaCCCTCAATTTCACATCCTGTTTTCGTAAAAGGTAAAAAGTAATTTGTTTAGATAAAGCAATGGGTTAAATAGCTTGGGCCTTGTAAAATTTGAAATTCCTTCCTAGCTCATTTCTTATTAATAATTCGGTGTTCATTGCACACCTTCCTATGAGGGTCTGCCATAATTTATCTTTGATTATTATAATCAACACACTACAGAAGTTATTCCTTTCCTTTTAGGAGCATTTCGTTTTGAGAACTAAAACACATATATGCAAATGATTGACCAGATAAAGGAAGGGGGCAAAAggaattatgctttttttttttttccccctttcagttTCCGCATCCATTTCTGCATTCTGAACTGTCTGGTACAAATAGCTTCAGTGAGGAGTTTAGTCTGTTTTAGGTCGTCTCTCTTGAGTGTAAACTGTACTGATGGGAGGGAAAACTGAGACCCACTGCTCCGTggttgggaggaaggagaagctAACAAGAAACTGGAGACAAAGCTAAAGTTTGAAAGACCTGCTGCAGGTCAGTCTTCCTGGGAACAGGTGCGTTTCGGAGAAAGACTTGATGGGATTTTGAAAAGGGATAGAGCTGGAAGGAGTGATTCTTCCTTGGACTGCAACAAGTGAAAGGCCAAAAGGAGCCTAGGCTAGGGATGCTGGGAAGTCCGAAAGGTAGTTAAAAATCATGGTAATTGAACATTCATTCTCTTCCACAGAAACCATCCAATTCCTAAATGAGGCAAAGGCGCTTTAGGCATGCCTACATCgatttctgtctcttaaaagttTCGGAATTAGAACGGGGTCACACGTCCAGGGCCTCAAAAAAGGCTGAAATCCTAGCTGTTCACAGAAAGACTCGAAGGTCTTCCGGCCAGTTTGTGGAGTTGGTGACCGGTCTGGTCACCTGCACAGCGGACCCCGCGTGGGTTTAGAGGAGCTGGCATCCTTGCCCTCCCAGGCCTTTACACTCTCCTCCCCCGGGGCCCGCCAACTCTCCTGGGTACAAAGTACAGCAGGGACGCAGGCGGAGCCTTTCCAAGCGGCGCAGCCATATCTTTCCCCACTGAACACCTAGATGGATTTCCAATACCGCGCCTGGCACGTTCGGGAGGGAGCTTCAGGCTCCTTCCGAGCTCCCAGCCGCGCGTCCTCCTTTCTGCAGTCTATATTCGTCTGGGAGACGCAAGGGGCTCTGGGCACCACAAGCCTTATTAAGAGATTCGCAATGGTTTACTCAGGCCCCTAAACCGCTCCCGCCTGCGAAGAGCAGCCTGCGGTGTTGTAACGCAGAAGCTCCTAACGCAAGGTTTTTGCGCTTCCTCCTCCTAACACCGCTCAGGGTCAGTTTCAGGGACTCTAAGAGTATCTGCGTGGGCGCCTGTGCGGGGGTCCCGCCCAAAGAAAGGAGTTGGACCGCGCGAAGAACGTCACCGTGCTACCAGACCGCACAGGCACTTTGCACGGGCCATCTACGCGTCGGTCTGGAAGTAGCGCGCCCTGGGTAAGGGGGACTCAGAGCTTCCGCGGCGGGTCTTCAGGGGTAGGGCTAgcgggggcgggaggtggggggttaGGGCCCCGGACGATTGGACGGGAATGGAGTTGGGGGGTCTCTCAGGACCAGGCGGCAACTCAGGGAAACTGAGATGAACTCTGGACATCTGTGCTTGGGGTCTGCTTCATTGGAAAGGAGCCGGGGTGGGAAAGATTCTACACTTTTGGTTCCCACCCCCTCTCCAGGAGGAGAAACTCGCCAGTGTCCGCTGAGGGATCGGTAAAGGGTATTGCAAAAGACTCCCTGGAGCAGCTACTCGAGTTGATCTAAGCACAggactgggaaggaaaaaaaaaatgggcgaGGGGTGGTTAACCACCTACATcgccttcctccctcttttctccatCACCCCTCCCTTTTCGTAGCTGCTGACGCGCTGGTGGTGCCTATTAATCATTCACCAGCCCAGAGCCGCGCCACTTAATGGCTGTGCGGCGCGGGGCTCCAGCCTCTCGGTCTCCCCTCTCCACGCTCGCGTGTGCCCAGGCGCCTGGGAGCGGGCTTGCGGGTGCGCGCAAGCAGCCGCTAGGCAATGCGCCCCGCCGGCGCCGGTCAGAGCCAAGCTCCCCTTAGCCGCTGCGTGCTACCCCAGGTGCCTGGCAGCAGTGAGCTGCGGGCAGGCGGGCAGGGTGCCGAGTGAGAGCGCAAGCGGCGGGGGCGCAAGGAGAGCGCTccagccccagcagccccagcagccccCATTAGCTGAAATGTTCCCCAATGGCactgcctcctctccttcctctcctagCCCCAGCCCGGGCAGCTGCGGCGAAGGCGGCGGCAGCAGGGGCCCCGGGGCCGGCGCTGCGGGCGGCATGGAGGAGCCGGGACGAAATGCGTCCCAGAACGGGACCTTGAGCGAGGGCCAGGGCAGCGCCATCCTCATCTCTTTTATCTACTCCGTGGTGTGCCTGGTGGGGCTGTGTGGTAACTCCATGGTCATCTACGTGATCCTGCGCTACGCCAAAATGAAGACGGCCACCAACATCTACATCCTGAACCTGGCCATCGCCGATGAGCTGCTCATGCTCAGTGTGCCATTTCTGGTCACCTCCACGTTGCTTCGCCACTGGCCCTTCGGCGCGCTTCTCTGCCGCCTCGTGCTCAGCGTGGATGCAGTCAACATGTTCACCAGCATCTACTGTCTGACTGTCCTTAGCGTGGACCGGTACGTGGCCGTGGTGCACCCCATCAAGGCAGCACGCTACCGCCGGCCCACCGTGGCCAAGGTGGTGAATCTGGGCGTGTGGGTGCTATCGCTGCTTGTCATTCTGCCCATCGTGGTCTTTTCGCGCACGGCGGCCAACAGTGATGGCACGGTGGCCTGCAACATGCTCATGCCTGAGCCCGCTCAGCGCTGGCTAGTGGGCTTCGTGTTGTACACGTTTCTCATGGGCTTCTTGCTGCCCGTCGGGGCCATCTGCCTGTGCTACGTGCTCATCATCGCCAAAATGCGCATGGTGGCCCTCAAGGCCGGCTGGCAGCAGCGCAAGCGCTCGGAGCGCAAGATCAc
This window of the Prionailurus viverrinus isolate Anna chromosome B3, UM_Priviv_1.0, whole genome shotgun sequence genome carries:
- the SSTR1 gene encoding somatostatin receptor type 1 — encoded protein: MFPNGTASSPSSPSPSPGSCGEGGGSRGPGAGAAGGMEEPGRNASQNGTLSEGQGSAILISFIYSVVCLVGLCGNSMVIYVILRYAKMKTATNIYILNLAIADELLMLSVPFLVTSTLLRHWPFGALLCRLVLSVDAVNMFTSIYCLTVLSVDRYVAVVHPIKAARYRRPTVAKVVNLGVWVLSLLVILPIVVFSRTAANSDGTVACNMLMPEPAQRWLVGFVLYTFLMGFLLPVGAICLCYVLIIAKMRMVALKAGWQQRKRSERKITLMVMMVVMVFVICWMPFYVVQLVNVFAEQDDATVSQLSVILGYANSCANPILYGFLSDNFKRSFQRILCLSWMDNAAEEPVDYYATALKSRAYSVEDFQPENLESGGGVFRNGTCADHELINVANSA